A window of Christiangramia forsetii KT0803 contains these coding sequences:
- a CDS encoding heavy metal translocating P-type ATPase: MKHNYKISGMTCNGCRAHVEKTLSEVDGVLNASVNLEKAAAEIEMREHIKIEKFEEALQKNGGNYHIAMPEDAENSAEKPMQHTYQITGMTCNGCRSHVEKILNDVNGVVKASVNLEKEEAEISMKEHIEIEKFENALQKDGGNYHIMKPGEKRSKSAGHSNKKKKNPEKGTGTWYCPMHCEGDKTYDKPGDCPVCGMDLVEEVSATPKSTEYTCPMHPEIVEDGPGDCPICGMDLVPMEPEASAEEKSYKKLLRKFWIAVGFTLPIFLIAMSEMIPDNPLYDLAGMKVWNWVQFGLSLPVVFYATWMFFERAYRSIKTWNLNMFTLIGIGAGVAWIFSVFGLVFPDFFPPQFKTEMGTVHVYFEAATVILTLVLMGQVLEARAHSRTNSAIKELLKLAPNTAVRVVDGDEETISVDKIQQGDILRVKPGDKIPVDGTIKKGKSSIDEAMITGEPIPVDKKEGDKVSSGTINGNQSFTMTAEKVGDETLLAQIIKMVNEASRSQAPIQKLADRISAYFVPVVVAISVITFIVWAIYGPDPAYVYALVNAIAVLIIACPCALGLATPMSVMVGVGKGAKNGVLIKNARALEEMNQIDTLIIDKTGTITEGKPSVEKVVSVSSEYSEDEITRLIASVNAQSEHPLATATVKYAKAENIEYGEASDFNSVTGKGVEAKFEEKQLALGNDKLMKVENAEISEEINKKVTAEQEQGKTVSYLAVNSKIVGFVTISDKIKETSREALHELQKEGIKVVMLTGDNEKTAAAVAKELGLADFKAGMVPQDKMEEVKRLQGEGKKVAMAGDGINDAPALAQANIGIAMGTGTDVAIESAEVTLVKGDLKGVLKAIRLSEKVMRNIKENLFFALIYNTVGVPIAAGVLYPFFGLLLSPMIAALAMSFSSVSVIGNALRLRSAKLN, translated from the coding sequence ATGAAACATAATTATAAAATTTCGGGAATGACCTGCAACGGTTGTCGTGCTCATGTAGAAAAAACTTTAAGTGAAGTTGATGGAGTACTAAATGCTTCAGTGAATCTGGAGAAAGCCGCAGCCGAGATTGAAATGAGAGAGCATATCAAAATTGAAAAATTTGAAGAGGCTCTTCAGAAAAACGGTGGGAATTATCATATCGCGATGCCGGAAGATGCTGAAAATTCTGCAGAAAAACCGATGCAGCATACCTATCAGATTACCGGGATGACCTGTAATGGATGCCGTTCTCATGTGGAAAAAATTCTGAATGACGTTAATGGCGTTGTAAAGGCTTCTGTAAATTTAGAAAAAGAAGAGGCCGAGATCAGTATGAAAGAGCATATCGAAATTGAAAAATTTGAAAATGCTCTTCAAAAAGACGGTGGAAATTATCATATAATGAAGCCGGGAGAAAAAAGGTCAAAATCTGCCGGACATTCAAATAAAAAGAAAAAGAACCCAGAAAAAGGCACGGGAACCTGGTATTGCCCTATGCACTGCGAAGGCGATAAAACCTATGATAAACCCGGAGACTGTCCTGTATGCGGGATGGATTTGGTAGAAGAGGTAAGTGCAACTCCGAAATCTACGGAATATACCTGCCCGATGCATCCGGAAATTGTAGAGGATGGACCGGGAGATTGTCCAATTTGCGGGATGGACCTGGTTCCTATGGAGCCCGAAGCTTCAGCAGAAGAGAAAAGTTATAAAAAATTACTTCGAAAATTCTGGATTGCCGTTGGTTTTACCCTGCCCATATTCCTAATTGCGATGTCTGAAATGATCCCGGACAATCCCCTTTATGATCTGGCCGGAATGAAGGTCTGGAACTGGGTGCAATTCGGACTTTCTCTTCCGGTAGTATTCTATGCTACCTGGATGTTCTTTGAACGTGCTTACCGCTCCATCAAAACCTGGAACCTCAATATGTTCACCCTTATTGGAATTGGTGCCGGAGTCGCCTGGATCTTCAGCGTATTTGGATTAGTATTTCCAGATTTTTTTCCTCCTCAATTCAAAACTGAAATGGGAACCGTGCATGTTTATTTTGAAGCAGCTACGGTGATTCTTACGCTGGTTCTTATGGGGCAGGTGTTAGAGGCACGTGCTCATAGCAGGACAAATTCAGCCATCAAGGAATTATTAAAACTTGCTCCAAATACCGCGGTAAGAGTGGTTGATGGGGATGAAGAAACAATCTCTGTAGATAAAATTCAGCAAGGTGATATTTTAAGAGTAAAGCCGGGAGATAAAATTCCCGTAGACGGAACTATTAAGAAAGGAAAATCCAGTATTGATGAAGCTATGATCACCGGAGAGCCTATTCCCGTTGATAAAAAAGAAGGAGATAAGGTAAGTTCCGGAACTATTAACGGAAATCAAAGTTTTACCATGACTGCCGAAAAAGTGGGAGATGAAACCCTTCTGGCCCAGATCATCAAAATGGTAAATGAAGCCAGTCGTTCACAGGCGCCCATTCAAAAACTGGCAGATAGAATCTCAGCTTATTTTGTGCCTGTAGTAGTAGCCATTTCGGTAATTACCTTTATAGTCTGGGCTATCTATGGCCCAGATCCGGCTTATGTGTATGCGCTGGTAAATGCCATTGCAGTGCTAATCATAGCCTGTCCATGTGCGCTGGGTCTTGCCACACCCATGTCAGTCATGGTAGGGGTAGGGAAAGGTGCGAAAAACGGTGTTTTGATCAAGAATGCACGTGCGCTTGAAGAAATGAACCAGATAGATACGCTTATTATTGATAAAACGGGGACGATTACTGAAGGAAAACCTTCTGTAGAAAAAGTCGTTTCTGTTTCTTCGGAATATAGCGAAGATGAAATTACACGTTTGATCGCTTCAGTAAATGCGCAAAGCGAACACCCTCTGGCAACCGCAACAGTTAAATATGCTAAAGCTGAAAATATTGAATATGGAGAAGCTTCAGATTTTAATTCGGTTACAGGAAAAGGCGTAGAGGCGAAATTTGAAGAAAAACAGCTCGCTCTTGGAAACGATAAATTGATGAAGGTCGAAAACGCTGAAATTTCCGAAGAGATCAACAAGAAAGTAACTGCAGAACAGGAACAGGGTAAAACGGTTTCGTATCTCGCTGTAAATTCAAAAATAGTAGGATTTGTAACTATTTCAGATAAAATTAAAGAAACCAGCAGGGAAGCGCTCCATGAACTTCAAAAAGAAGGGATAAAGGTGGTGATGCTTACCGGTGATAATGAAAAGACAGCCGCTGCCGTTGCAAAAGAACTCGGTCTCGCCGACTTTAAAGCAGGAATGGTTCCTCAAGATAAAATGGAAGAGGTTAAAAGACTGCAGGGAGAAGGGAAAAAAGTTGCCATGGCAGGAGATGGTATAAATGACGCTCCGGCCCTGGCGCAGGCAAATATTGGGATTGCCATGGGAACCGGAACCGATGTGGCGATTGAAAGCGCTGAGGTTACCCTGGTGAAAGGCGACTTAAAAGGTGTTCTTAAAGCGATCAGGCTGAGCGAAAAAGTGATGAGAAATATTAAAGAAAACCTATTTTTCGCATTGATCTATAATACCGTAGGTGTCCCTATTGCAGCGGGAGTATTGTATCCATTCTTTGGATTGCTATTATCACCAATGATCGCAGCACTGGCGATGAGCTTTAGTTCGGTTTCTGTTATTGGAAATGCGTTGAGGTTAAGAAGTGCTAAGTTGAATTAA
- a CDS encoding permease: protein MNDFLSKWGEAAYTTSGFFWMALWAFALGYIISSCIQVFVTEKRMQETMGQEESRGLLLGTFFGFISSSCSFAALASTKSLFKKGASFISSIGFLLASTNLVIELGIIISIFLGWQFVVGEYVGGIILILISWLLIRLINPKKLIKKARERLDSEDDDDENSDKSWKKKMKSETNWAKVSQQYGMEWKMVWKDVTVGFTIAGIVAAFVPDSFFQTLFINSGQGTTDFGFFTILEHVIVGPLAAFITFIGSMGNIPLAALLFGKGVSFAGVMAFIFSDLVVFPILRINAKYYGWKMSFFILFLLFTSLIGASLALHYGFDLFGALPDPSSVKIQDTEYFKINYTFWLNMVFLAISGFLLYLGFFKRDDVMFMKEMAPKSEVLEKTLKYLALICYVWLVGGLIVKFFLN from the coding sequence ATGAATGATTTTTTAAGCAAATGGGGCGAAGCCGCATATACAACCAGCGGATTTTTCTGGATGGCCTTATGGGCATTTGCACTCGGGTATATTATAAGTAGCTGTATCCAGGTTTTTGTGACCGAAAAAAGGATGCAGGAAACTATGGGGCAGGAAGAATCTAGAGGTTTATTACTGGGAACGTTCTTCGGATTTATAAGCAGCTCCTGTAGTTTTGCAGCTCTTGCATCTACAAAAAGTTTGTTTAAAAAAGGAGCGAGCTTTATTTCTTCCATAGGATTCTTACTGGCTTCTACCAACCTTGTGATAGAACTGGGAATTATTATCTCAATTTTCCTGGGCTGGCAATTCGTAGTGGGCGAATATGTGGGTGGTATCATCCTGATTCTTATAAGCTGGTTATTGATAAGGCTGATAAATCCAAAAAAACTTATAAAAAAGGCCAGGGAGCGATTGGATAGTGAAGACGATGATGATGAAAATTCTGATAAATCCTGGAAAAAGAAAATGAAATCTGAGACCAACTGGGCCAAAGTTTCTCAGCAATATGGGATGGAGTGGAAGATGGTTTGGAAAGACGTAACCGTAGGCTTTACCATTGCCGGAATTGTTGCCGCTTTTGTTCCCGATTCTTTTTTTCAAACCTTGTTTATTAATAGCGGGCAGGGAACTACCGATTTTGGATTTTTTACAATACTGGAACATGTTATCGTAGGGCCATTAGCGGCATTTATAACTTTTATAGGTTCTATGGGAAACATTCCTCTGGCAGCCTTATTATTTGGAAAAGGAGTCAGCTTTGCCGGAGTAATGGCCTTTATTTTTAGTGATCTGGTGGTTTTTCCCATCCTTAGGATCAACGCAAAGTACTATGGATGGAAAATGAGCTTTTTTATTCTCTTTCTACTGTTCACATCGTTGATCGGAGCTTCTCTGGCTCTGCATTACGGATTTGATCTTTTTGGAGCTTTACCAGATCCATCTTCAGTAAAAATTCAGGATACTGAATATTTCAAGATCAATTATACCTTCTGGCTGAATATGGTTTTTCTGGCAATTTCAGGCTTTCTTTTATACCTGGGATTCTTTAAAAGAGATGATGTCATGTTTATGAAAGAGATGGCGCCGAAAAGTGAAGTTTTGGAAAAGACTTTGAAATACCTTGCTCTTATTTGCTATGTATGGCTTGTGGGAGGATTGATAGTTAAGTTTTTTCTGAATTAA